In a single window of the Nodularia spumigena CCY9414 genome:
- a CDS encoding ArnT family glycosyltransferase: MLYRFRLLAPIWQQIRFSSVFPYLSLLLWILPLLLFSSGDNSLMAHDEGLYARRSRVMFESGDWIAPWGTVHHKTPGPYWIIAISYQLFGISEASVRLPSMIIGILSVLLIYEIGKILLNQKLAWLAGLILSVQFLWLQYCRLGTPDVPMIFLVLLAIFSFLKAELHPKYGYFWTFIAGLSLGLGFLVRSFMIFLPIVALLPYLIGEHRRHRHLTNPGLYLGFAVGLIPTSVWLWLNWMRYGNDSYEELFRFVFQLGSNERGGNGIIFYLWNVPLKAFPWFFLSLLGLFLLLRRPIPRYQLILVGFPLTLFVELSVFSTRLSHYSLCLYPFIAMLAAVGLSWLGKWGDRKLIRKVAGVLSYTFGGLGILLVVAGIVILIGVDGVEVRQYALLGLIMGFGWLILPLVWIGRYQFEYWVAGWLIPCWLGLAVAGNLGLLGDYNPDVRVFLQQPAIASIVQNHPIYFLQVEGKTGVLLNFYTPVHGKQVNSITELPSSSYAWISANQGAELTTPHQVIGTVQKHQLIQVF, encoded by the coding sequence ATGTTGTATAGATTTCGTTTATTAGCACCTATTTGGCAGCAAATCCGCTTTTCCTCGGTATTTCCTTATCTCAGTTTACTGCTGTGGATACTCCCCTTATTGCTATTTAGTTCTGGGGATAATAGCCTGATGGCGCATGATGAAGGGCTTTACGCCAGGCGATCGCGTGTAATGTTTGAATCTGGTGATTGGATAGCGCCTTGGGGTACTGTTCATCATAAAACCCCTGGCCCTTATTGGATAATTGCCATTTCATATCAATTATTTGGTATCAGTGAAGCTAGTGTGCGATTACCTAGCATGATTATTGGGATTTTGAGCGTATTACTAATATATGAAATTGGTAAAATTCTGCTCAATCAAAAATTAGCTTGGCTAGCAGGTTTAATTTTAAGTGTACAATTTCTCTGGCTGCAATATTGCCGCTTAGGTACACCAGATGTACCCATGATTTTTTTAGTATTGTTAGCTATTTTCTCTTTCCTGAAAGCAGAATTACATCCTAAATATGGCTATTTTTGGACTTTTATCGCTGGCTTAAGTTTGGGGTTAGGCTTCTTAGTTAGAAGCTTTATGATTTTTCTGCCAATTGTCGCTTTATTACCTTATTTAATTGGAGAACATCGCCGTCATCGCCATCTGACCAACCCTGGTTTATATTTAGGTTTTGCAGTGGGTTTAATTCCTACCTCGGTTTGGCTATGGCTGAATTGGATGCGTTATGGCAATGATAGTTATGAAGAATTATTCAGGTTTGTTTTTCAGTTGGGTTCTAATGAGCGTGGTGGAAATGGCATAATTTTCTATTTGTGGAATGTGCCACTAAAAGCCTTTCCCTGGTTCTTTTTGAGTCTTTTAGGCTTATTTTTGCTGCTGCGTCGTCCCATTCCTCGCTACCAATTAATATTAGTTGGTTTCCCACTGACGCTGTTTGTTGAACTGAGTGTTTTCTCAACTCGTCTGTCTCACTATAGCCTTTGTCTTTACCCTTTTATAGCAATGCTTGCGGCTGTGGGTTTAAGTTGGTTGGGGAAATGGGGAGATAGAAAATTAATCAGGAAAGTTGCTGGTGTTCTCAGTTATACCTTTGGCGGATTGGGTATTTTATTGGTGGTAGCAGGGATAGTTATTTTAATTGGGGTGGATGGTGTGGAGGTTCGCCAGTACGCCTTGCTGGGCTTAATTATGGGGTTTGGGTGGTTAATTTTGCCCCTGGTGTGGATTGGTCGTTACCAGTTTGAGTATTGGGTGGCGGGTTGGTTAATTCCTTGTTGGTTAGGTTTGGCTGTGGCTGGAAATTTAGGCTTATTAGGTGACTATAACCCGGATGTGAGGGTGTTTCTGCAACAACCTGCGATCGCCTCAATTGTGCAGAATCACCCTATTTATTTTTTGCAGGTAGAAGGTAAAACTGGGGTATTACTCAATTTTTATACTCCCGTTCATGGTAAACAAGTAAATTCAATTACCGAATTACCAAGTTCTAGCTACGCTTGGATTTCTGCAAACCAAGGGGCGGAATTAACCACACCCCACCAAGTTATTGGTACTGTCCAAAAACACCAATTAATTCAAGTTTTTTAA
- a CDS encoding class I SAM-dependent methyltransferase — protein sequence MMLKPDQRQKLDDTDDQLFYDYPRFVTHVDDGFIQQLTDLYSDRLQPNTLILDMMSSWVSHLPAEMEFAHIEGHGLNAEELARNRRLNHYFVQNLNQQPQLPLPDQSFDAVLNCVSVQYLQYPEAIFAEIHRILKPGGVAIISFSNRMFFQKAIQAWRDASETTRVELVKQYFTSVPGFTVPEVIVNKSTAPNFLQWLGAGGGDPFYAVIAHRIPQS from the coding sequence ATGATGCTCAAACCCGATCAACGCCAGAAATTAGACGATACAGACGATCAGCTGTTTTACGACTATCCCCGCTTCGTCACCCATGTCGATGATGGATTTATTCAACAGCTAACGGATTTATATAGCGATCGCCTCCAACCCAACACCCTTATACTAGACATGATGAGCAGTTGGGTGTCCCATCTCCCCGCAGAAATGGAATTTGCTCATATTGAGGGACACGGACTCAACGCCGAGGAACTAGCACGAAATCGCCGTTTAAATCATTACTTTGTCCAGAATCTGAATCAGCAGCCTCAACTACCCCTACCAGACCAAAGTTTTGATGCTGTTTTGAATTGCGTTTCTGTACAATATTTGCAGTATCCAGAAGCCATATTTGCTGAAATTCATCGTATCCTTAAACCTGGTGGTGTAGCAATTATCAGCTTTTCCAACCGGATGTTTTTCCAAAAAGCGATTCAAGCTTGGCGAGACGCTTCAGAAACTACTAGGGTGGAATTAGTCAAGCAATACTTCACCTCAGTACCTGGATTTACAGTTCCAGAGGTAATTGTGAATAAATCCACAGCGCCGAATTTTTTACAGTGGTTAGGTGCTGGTGGTGGAGACCCATTCTATGCTGTAATAGCACACCGCATTCCTCAAAGTTGA
- a CDS encoding ATP-binding sensor histidine kinase, producing MSIFSDTRFTIPGYRITQQIYSSNKTLVYRGIRENDQKSVIIKLMRNEHPTFGEISQLRHQYTITKDLDIPGIVKPLSLENYRNSEVLIMEDFGGISLKDWTVGKQHKPGNGLALREFFQIAIEIVSTIEGLHSDSVREACALHSALRRNRIIHKDIKPANIVIDPKTLEVKLIDFSIATLLPREIQFQINPNVLEGTLAYMSPEQTGRMNRGIDYRSDFYSLGVTFFELLTGELPFTTKDPMELVYCHIAKQPPTANQINPNIPPILSLIISKLMAKNAEDRYQSAYGLKYDLEKCHQQWEETGNITSFELGEKDISDRFLIPEKLYGRDAEVKKLLAAFERVSSGTTEMILVTGFSGIGKTAVVNEIHKPILRQRSYFIKGKYDQFKREIPLSGFIQAFRDLIAQILLETDAEIAQWKTQILSALGTQGQVIVNLIPELELIIGKQPQVAEVSGSAAENRFNLLLQRFIRVFMTKEHPLVIFLDDLQWADFTSLKLIQLLNSASNDSENIAMSATLEKQKSLLIIGAYRDNEVNNAHPLHLAINEIKKQASTLNYIRLKPLTQADLNQLIADSLRWGENQAIALRQMVFAKTKGNPFFIHEFLKALHKNGLFKFNFELGNWQYKLSGIQALALTDDVVEFMSIQLMKLPMPTQEVLKLAACVGNQFDLKTLAIVYEQLAVDTASDLWPALLQGLVLLRGEMSQLVVKDSHNQSPKYKFIHDRVQQAAYALIPESKKQSIHLRIGKLLLNNTSKSEREDLIFELVNQFNIAIPLIHLPAERQQLAEMNLVAGRKAVKSMAYPSALKYLNTGIKLLADDSWETQYQLTLALYETAADVAYLGRNFEEMEELGEVILQRAKTVLEKVKVYEIKILAYTSQNRLLEAIAIARQVLQYLGLTFPDSPSASDIQKGLAETTALLADKTVADLFNLPLMTDEKQLAIIRIFASMGAATYMANPLLFPIIICSQVKLSIQYGNDPLGATSYAGYAIILNGIQKDIELAVEFGNLALKLTDKFNDPDIKAKVIYPLGTFVFHGKYHIRECLRILLDGYQTSLEIGNFQYVGYCINDICHQSYFMGKELTSLKEQVRDYSHVLKKIKQASILNYAQICLQSIIKLLGNPDDASKIIGEAYNEDRSLLLLINANDISGLQYYYLYKLIPCYLFGNFVKAQENCSQGKKYLATTPGLTTQPVFYFYDSLIALAIYPTVENEQANLLQQVADNQAQLQHFAHHAPMNYLHKFYLVEAEKYRVSGEYLQAMELYDQAISLAHEHEFMNEEALAQELAAKFYLEWGKTKIAQTYLIDAYNSYIRWGAKAKVNDLVKRYPQLLAPILQPEKLSLPESDNPPDSSSKSSISDSLDLATVIKASQALSEEIELDKLLATIMQVVMENAGASKSALILSEDEELPLIVTAVASSANTAGMVTTFPSMSLELSADVPVPLIKYVKRTLEVFVSDDAKTVTFLAEDTYILTQQPQSLLCIPIINQGKLLGIIYLENNLTIGAFTGDRIEVLKLLTTQAAISLENAMLYRSFAQVNQQLEAKVEQRTQQLHEKNQSLQQALSELQSTQSQLIHSEKMSSLGQMIAGIAHEINNPINFIHGNISHVNQYVQYLLDLIAVYQQEDANLVQQKTAEIDLDFLSEDLPKILNSMNAGSSRIQNIILGLRNFSRLDEAQMKAVDIHEGIDNTLMILDHRLQRRSNFPEIQIIKNYAKLPKVSCFASQMNQVFMNILNNAIDALEDSLFKGKTTDNPIIEVSTQLIDGNMLRITIADNAYGMIETVQSKIFDPFFTTKPVGSGTGLGLSISYQVIVGQHQGRLTCNSAPGNGTEFLIDIPLSR from the coding sequence ATGTCAATATTCTCTGATACCAGATTCACTATTCCTGGATATCGCATTACCCAGCAAATATATTCGAGCAACAAAACCCTAGTTTATCGAGGTATCAGAGAAAACGACCAAAAAAGCGTCATCATCAAACTGATGCGGAACGAACACCCTACATTCGGCGAAATTTCCCAGTTACGTCATCAGTATACCATCACCAAAGACCTTGATATTCCTGGCATAGTCAAACCTTTAAGCTTAGAAAATTACCGCAACAGTGAAGTTCTAATTATGGAGGACTTTGGCGGTATATCGCTCAAAGATTGGACAGTTGGGAAACAGCACAAACCAGGAAATGGTTTAGCGCTCAGAGAGTTTTTTCAGATTGCTATAGAAATAGTATCTACTATAGAGGGACTACATAGCGATAGCGTTCGCGAAGCGTGTGCCTTGCACTCAGCGCTCCGAAGGAATCGCATCATCCATAAAGATATCAAACCCGCCAATATAGTAATTGACCCCAAAACTCTGGAAGTCAAACTGATAGACTTCAGTATTGCTACCCTATTACCGCGAGAAATTCAATTCCAGATCAACCCCAATGTTTTAGAAGGGACATTAGCTTATATGTCCCCGGAACAAACAGGAAGGATGAACCGAGGTATTGATTACCGCAGTGATTTTTATTCCTTGGGTGTGACATTTTTTGAACTCCTCACAGGTGAGTTACCCTTCACAACTAAAGACCCAATGGAGTTAGTCTACTGTCACATTGCTAAACAGCCTCCCACAGCGAACCAAATTAACCCCAATATTCCGCCCATACTGTCTTTAATCATCAGCAAACTGATGGCAAAAAATGCCGAAGACCGTTATCAAAGCGCCTACGGACTTAAATATGATTTAGAAAAATGTCACCAGCAGTGGGAAGAGACAGGAAATATCACCAGCTTCGAGTTAGGAGAAAAAGATATATCTGACCGTTTCCTGATTCCCGAAAAACTCTATGGACGCGACGCAGAAGTAAAAAAACTACTTGCAGCTTTTGAGCGTGTCAGTAGTGGTACAACAGAAATGATTTTGGTGACAGGATTTTCTGGTATTGGCAAAACAGCAGTAGTCAATGAGATTCACAAACCAATTTTGCGCCAACGTAGTTATTTTATTAAAGGAAAATATGACCAATTTAAACGGGAAATTCCCTTGTCAGGATTTATCCAAGCCTTTCGGGATTTAATCGCCCAAATACTATTAGAAACCGATGCCGAAATTGCCCAATGGAAAACTCAAATATTGTCGGCTTTGGGTACACAAGGTCAAGTAATTGTTAATCTCATTCCTGAACTGGAACTAATTATTGGTAAGCAACCGCAGGTGGCAGAAGTATCTGGCTCTGCTGCTGAAAATCGATTTAATTTATTATTGCAAAGATTTATCCGAGTCTTCATGACTAAGGAACATCCTTTGGTAATATTTCTCGATGACTTGCAATGGGCAGATTTCACATCCTTGAAATTAATTCAATTATTAAACAGTGCCAGCAATGATTCCGAAAATATTGCCATGAGTGCTACACTGGAAAAACAAAAAAGTCTCTTAATTATTGGTGCTTATCGGGATAACGAAGTTAACAATGCACATCCATTACATTTGGCTATTAATGAAATAAAAAAACAGGCATCTACTCTTAATTATATCAGGTTAAAGCCTTTAACGCAAGCTGATTTAAATCAGTTAATTGCTGATAGTTTGCGTTGGGGAGAAAATCAGGCGATCGCCTTGAGACAAATGGTATTTGCTAAAACCAAAGGCAATCCTTTTTTTATCCATGAATTTCTCAAAGCTTTACATAAAAATGGATTATTTAAATTTAATTTTGAACTGGGTAATTGGCAGTATAAGCTATCAGGAATACAAGCATTAGCGCTCACAGATGATGTAGTTGAATTTATGTCAATTCAACTAATGAAGCTACCAATGCCAACTCAGGAAGTTCTGAAGTTAGCAGCTTGTGTAGGGAACCAATTTGACTTAAAAACTCTGGCGATTGTCTATGAGCAATTAGCGGTAGATACAGCTTCGGACTTATGGCCAGCATTATTGCAAGGGCTAGTTTTACTGCGAGGTGAAATGAGCCAGTTAGTCGTCAAAGATAGTCATAACCAATCACCTAAATATAAATTTATCCATGACCGTGTACAACAAGCTGCTTATGCTTTAATTCCTGAATCAAAAAAACAGTCAATTCACCTAAGAATTGGGAAATTGTTATTAAATAACACTTCAAAGTCTGAAAGGGAAGACCTGATTTTTGAACTGGTAAATCAATTTAATATCGCCATACCTTTAATTCATCTTCCCGCAGAACGCCAGCAATTAGCTGAAATGAATCTTGTGGCTGGAAGAAAAGCTGTGAAATCAATGGCTTATCCCTCAGCCCTGAAGTATTTAAATACTGGAATTAAACTACTTGCAGATGATAGCTGGGAGACACAATATCAGTTAACCTTGGCTTTGTATGAAACAGCAGCAGATGTAGCATATCTCGGTCGCAATTTTGAGGAAATGGAAGAATTAGGAGAGGTCATACTGCAACGAGCGAAAACCGTGCTAGAGAAAGTGAAAGTTTATGAAATCAAAATTCTGGCTTATACATCGCAGAATAGATTGTTGGAAGCGATCGCGATCGCCCGACAAGTATTACAATATTTAGGTCTGACTTTCCCTGATTCCCCAAGCGCAAGTGATATCCAGAAAGGTCTTGCAGAAACCACAGCACTGCTAGCAGATAAAACCGTTGCAGATTTGTTCAACTTACCATTGATGACCGATGAAAAGCAATTGGCAATTATTCGCATTTTCGCCAGTATGGGCGCTGCGACTTATATGGCAAATCCCCTATTATTCCCAATAATTATTTGTTCACAGGTGAAGTTATCAATTCAGTATGGAAATGATCCTTTAGGTGCTACTTCTTATGCAGGTTATGCCATTATTTTAAATGGGATTCAGAAAGATATTGAGCTAGCAGTTGAGTTTGGTAATTTAGCTCTGAAGTTAACTGATAAATTTAATGACCCAGATATAAAAGCTAAAGTAATATATCCATTAGGAACATTCGTTTTTCATGGAAAGTACCACATTCGAGAATGTTTACGAATTTTGTTAGACGGCTACCAAACTTCATTAGAAATAGGTAATTTTCAATATGTTGGTTACTGTATAAATGATATTTGTCACCAATCATATTTTATGGGTAAAGAATTAACAAGCCTGAAAGAACAAGTTAGAGACTACAGTCATGTACTCAAAAAAATCAAGCAAGCAAGCATCTTGAACTATGCTCAAATATGTTTGCAAAGTATTATCAAGTTGTTAGGTAATCCTGATGATGCCTCTAAGATCATAGGCGAGGCATATAATGAGGATAGATCATTGCTGCTGCTAATAAATGCCAATGATATCAGTGGATTGCAATATTACTATTTATATAAACTCATCCCCTGCTATTTATTTGGGAACTTTGTTAAAGCCCAAGAAAATTGTAGTCAAGGAAAAAAATATTTAGCAACAACTCCTGGTTTAACAACCCAGCCTGTATTTTATTTTTATGATTCTCTCATAGCTTTAGCCATATATCCAACTGTGGAAAATGAGCAAGCTAATTTACTTCAGCAGGTAGCAGATAACCAAGCACAGTTACAACACTTTGCACATCATGCACCGATGAATTATCTGCATAAGTTTTATTTAGTAGAAGCAGAAAAATATCGGGTGAGCGGTGAATATCTGCAAGCAATGGAATTATATGATCAAGCTATCTCTCTCGCCCACGAGCATGAGTTTATGAATGAAGAAGCTCTCGCTCAGGAATTAGCAGCTAAATTTTATCTGGAATGGGGAAAAACCAAAATTGCTCAAACTTATTTAATTGATGCTTACAATAGTTACATTCGCTGGGGAGCAAAAGCTAAAGTTAATGATTTGGTAAAACGTTATCCCCAATTGCTCGCGCCTATACTCCAACCAGAAAAATTAAGTCTCCCTGAAAGTGATAATCCTCCTGATTCTAGCTCTAAAAGCAGTATTTCCGACTCTTTAGATTTGGCTACTGTTATCAAAGCTTCTCAAGCACTTTCTGAGGAAATTGAGTTGGATAAACTGCTGGCTACTATCATGCAAGTTGTGATGGAAAATGCGGGAGCTTCTAAATCTGCTTTGATTTTGAGCGAAGATGAAGAATTACCCTTAATTGTCACTGCTGTGGCTTCTAGTGCAAATACTGCGGGTATGGTGACAACTTTTCCATCAATGAGCCTAGAGTTGAGCGCAGATGTTCCCGTTCCTTTGATTAAATACGTCAAACGCACCCTGGAAGTCTTCGTCAGCGATGATGCTAAAACTGTCACATTCCTCGCAGAAGATACTTATATTCTTACTCAGCAACCTCAGAGTCTGTTATGTATCCCCATTATTAATCAGGGTAAATTGCTGGGGATTATTTATCTAGAAAACAATCTTACCATAGGAGCATTTACAGGCGATCGCATCGAAGTTCTCAAACTCCTCACCACCCAAGCTGCAATTTCTCTAGAAAATGCCATGCTTTATAGAAGTTTCGCACAAGTGAATCAGCAATTAGAAGCCAAAGTAGAGCAGAGAACGCAGCAACTCCACGAAAAAAATCAAAGTTTGCAACAAGCACTCTCAGAATTACAAAGTACCCAATCCCAATTAATTCACAGTGAAAAAATGTCTTCCTTGGGACAAATGATAGCGGGAATTGCTCATGAAATTAATAATCCCATCAATTTTATTCATGGTAATATTTCCCATGTCAATCAGTATGTGCAATATTTACTAGATTTAATAGCTGTTTATCAACAAGAAGATGCAAATTTAGTTCAACAGAAAACCGCAGAAATTGATTTGGATTTCCTGAGCGAAGACTTACCGAAAATTCTCAATTCTATGAACGCTGGGAGTTCACGTATACAGAATATTATTTTGGGCTTACGCAACTTTTCCCGCCTCGATGAAGCGCAAATGAAAGCTGTAGATATTCACGAAGGTATTGACAACACTTTAATGATTTTAGATCATCGGCTCCAGAGAAGGAGTAATTTCCCAGAAATTCAAATTATCAAAAATTACGCTAAACTACCAAAAGTTAGCTGTTTTGCTAGTCAAATGAATCAGGTATTTATGAATATATTAAATAATGCCATAGATGCTTTAGAAGATTCATTATTTAAGGGAAAAACCACAGACAATCCCATAATTGAGGTTTCCACTCAACTCATAGATGGAAATATGTTAAGGATTACCATTGCTGATAATGCTTATGGTATGATAGAAACGGTGCAGTCAAAAATCTTTGACCCATTTTTTACTACTAAGCCTGTAGGAAGTGGGACGGGGTTGGGATTGTCTATTAGTTATCAGGTAATTGTTGGTCAGCACCAAGGCCGCTTAACCTGTAATTCTGCTCCGGGAAATGGTACAGAATTTTTGATTGATATCCCATTATCTCGTTAA
- the phnE gene encoding phosphonate ABC transporter, permease protein PhnE: protein MKPLNIKSKLQPLPPKPFSFIPVWFSLLIALFFLAVNDLGLSFGELLGGLGNIFEYLSRYRSPNFTDLREYLVLMGQTLAMALWGTAIAFFMGFLLAPLAAKNLTPHPVIYRLSRELLNFMRAMPDLLLALIFVAAVGLGPLPGVMALGFHTTGFLGKFFAESMERVNPGIYEAVSATGASFLQQIMFAAWPAIIREVVGYTLYIFDRNVRMAAVLGLVGAGGIGLALQQNLRTFRYDESAALIIVMLVSIVAIDYLSAAIRSRLS, encoded by the coding sequence GTGAAACCATTAAACATTAAGTCTAAACTTCAGCCTTTACCACCCAAGCCATTCAGTTTTATTCCTGTGTGGTTTAGCTTATTAATAGCACTGTTTTTTTTGGCAGTAAATGATTTAGGTTTGTCTTTTGGTGAACTTTTAGGCGGATTAGGAAATATTTTTGAATACTTGAGCCGCTATCGTTCTCCCAATTTTACTGATCTGAGAGAGTATTTGGTCTTGATGGGGCAAACTTTAGCTATGGCGTTGTGGGGAACTGCGATCGCTTTTTTTATGGGTTTTCTACTGGCTCCTTTAGCAGCCAAGAATCTCACACCCCATCCGGTAATTTACCGTTTGTCAAGAGAATTGCTCAACTTTATGCGAGCTATGCCTGATTTGCTCCTAGCTCTAATTTTTGTGGCTGCTGTTGGGCTAGGGCCACTACCAGGAGTGATGGCGCTGGGGTTTCATACAACTGGTTTTTTAGGTAAGTTTTTTGCTGAGAGTATGGAACGAGTCAACCCTGGTATTTATGAGGCGGTGTCAGCAACGGGAGCGAGTTTTTTACAGCAGATTATGTTTGCGGCTTGGCCAGCAATTATCCGGGAAGTGGTGGGTTATACCTTATACATATTTGACCGGAATGTGCGAATGGCCGCAGTGCTGGGGTTAGTTGGGGCTGGCGGTATCGGTTTGGCACTGCAACAGAATTTACGTACCTTTCGTTACGATGAATCAGCAGCCCTGATTATTGTGATGTTAGTCAGTATTGTCGCTATTGACTATCTATCGGCAGCAATTCGGTCACGTCTATCCTAA
- the phnE gene encoding phosphonate ABC transporter, permease protein PhnE, with the protein MKTLNWRWPTKYGRLPTSIVVGILLAISALLVAAPAAEINPLKVLGSVGQLLEFLGFMLIAPDWAYLPDLLAKMLETIEIGFLSTFMALVASLPLGVLAASNTSPHPLVYHFTRNLMNLMRALPEFMWALVFVSAVGLGPLPGVMALAFVTTGFMSKFFAESIEVIDPKAVEGVKSTGAQQFHILMFAVLPQALPDFISTTLYILDNNIRSATVLGLVGAGGIGYDMVMAMRLFNYSRLIMIAVCIFIAVTIFDRLSDKFRSWVI; encoded by the coding sequence ATGAAGACTTTAAACTGGAGATGGCCAACTAAATACGGTAGGTTGCCTACTTCAATAGTGGTGGGCATTCTGTTGGCAATCTCCGCACTACTGGTAGCAGCACCCGCCGCAGAAATCAATCCGCTCAAAGTTTTGGGTTCAGTAGGTCAATTATTAGAGTTCTTGGGCTTTATGCTGATTGCTCCTGATTGGGCATATCTGCCCGACCTACTAGCCAAAATGCTAGAAACGATTGAAATTGGCTTTTTAAGTACCTTTATGGCATTGGTGGCGAGCCTGCCACTAGGAGTATTAGCTGCAAGTAACACCTCTCCACATCCTTTGGTATATCACTTTACCCGTAACTTGATGAATTTGATGCGGGCTTTACCAGAGTTTATGTGGGCGCTGGTGTTTGTCTCGGCGGTAGGTTTAGGCCCTTTACCGGGGGTGATGGCATTAGCATTTGTCACCACTGGGTTTATGAGCAAGTTTTTTGCTGAAAGCATTGAGGTGATTGACCCGAAAGCGGTGGAAGGGGTGAAATCAACTGGGGCGCAGCAATTTCATATATTGATGTTTGCTGTACTACCACAGGCACTTCCTGATTTTATTAGCACCACCCTTTATATTTTGGATAACAATATTCGCTCTGCTACAGTTTTGGGGTTAGTAGGAGCTGGCGGTATTGGCTACGATATGGTGATGGCTATGCGTCTATTTAACTACAGTCGCCTGATTATGATTGCGGTCTGTATTTTTATCGCTGTAACTATTTTTGATCGGCTTTCAGATAAGTTTCGTAGTTGGGTGATCTAA
- the phnC gene encoding phosphonate ABC transporter ATP-binding protein translates to MSLIRIEQVSKRYSNNFLALHPTNLTIEPSCFTVILGPSGAGKSTLLRTINGLEQPSTGTITVDGRKLTPASMQRLRAKVGMVFQQFNLVGRLNVMTNVLTGCLYNRPWYTSLLYLFAKKDYELAHWALERVGLIDKAWERADQLSGGQQQRVGIARALAQRPQVILADEPVASLDPLTSEEIMGLLLEICRHEQIAVVASLHQVNLAMRYADRIIGLNQGQVVFDNAPAALTSDMLQTVYERQEGTTDEDFKLEMAN, encoded by the coding sequence ATGTCTTTAATTCGCATTGAGCAAGTAAGCAAGCGCTATTCCAATAACTTTCTGGCACTTCACCCCACTAACCTGACTATTGAACCTAGTTGCTTCACAGTAATTTTGGGGCCTAGTGGAGCTGGTAAGTCCACATTACTTCGTACCATTAACGGCTTAGAACAGCCGAGTACTGGCACAATCACTGTTGACGGTAGAAAACTGACCCCTGCAAGTATGCAACGGTTGCGGGCTAAGGTTGGTATGGTGTTCCAGCAATTTAATCTAGTGGGACGCTTAAATGTCATGACCAATGTCTTGACTGGGTGTCTCTATAATCGTCCGTGGTATACCAGTCTGCTTTATTTATTTGCCAAAAAAGATTATGAATTAGCTCATTGGGCTTTAGAACGTGTTGGCTTGATTGATAAAGCTTGGGAGCGGGCTGACCAGCTTTCAGGAGGTCAACAACAGCGCGTAGGAATTGCTCGTGCTTTAGCCCAGCGCCCGCAAGTAATTTTGGCCGATGAGCCAGTGGCTAGTCTAGATCCTCTCACGAGTGAGGAAATTATGGGGTTATTGCTAGAGATTTGCCGGCATGAGCAGATTGCAGTAGTAGCTAGCTTACACCAGGTGAACTTGGCTATGCGTTACGCTGACCGGATTATTGGCTTGAATCAAGGACAGGTGGTGTTTGATAACGCACCCGCAGCCCTCACCTCAGATATGTTGCAAACAGTTTACGAACGGCAAGAAGGTACGACAGATGAAGACTTTAAACTGGAGATGGCCAACTAA